The Helicoverpa armigera isolate CAAS_96S chromosome 21, ASM3070526v1, whole genome shotgun sequence sequence cgaaaaagaaaaataaaaaaatacgtaccaatttttttgttgatttgagtcgagaatcattagcataattacgtccttgaatatggcacggatgcaaatcaacagcttgtataactACTATTTTCTATGATCATGACCTGATACATTGTTAGATAATAGGTAATTTACGGCGGGGTGACATTATTATAACACAATTATAACTCGTTCATgtcttggttttttttttgcaataaaaaaattacagcacTATCATGAAAGATACCattcacatttttttgttgaggTTCGATAGCAGTCATACCTACGCGTCAATCAATCTctaggttaagcaacgcttggcgcacCAGACCGTTGATGGGTGACCACGTTGTCATGACGAGGTTTTCCCTGTCTCATAGAGCAAGATAAATGGGTAGGTCCccgctgtcatttgaacatcttttgcaGTTATtgctggtagtcagaagccggaaagtcttacaaccagtcttaccaagggtatcgagttgcccaggtaactagggtgaggaggtaagataggcagtcgcttcatggcAAACAATGGTATCATCATATCAGCTGgttccggttagactggaaggcaacCCCAGCATAATGGAGACAAAGCGGAGGACAGGAAACGTGgtcaaataaatagatttttttttggtaataattatagtttttccAGTAACATATCTACGGACTATATCTAATAATAGACTCATTCGTGtagggaaataaaataaaaaaaaagaaagaagaagaagaattgggtaatttaattataaagagaTCACAGAATTATTGATTTCCCGGAAAAACTGGTATTGAATGCTCGCTCGTAATTGGTCAGCTACTTTGCGAAACTCCGCCCAcattaacatacaaaaacaataagctgtaaaaatattttcttatcttatttttcttgaccaaatatttaaaatatgtaggtacaatttagCATCAGtatttgcaatatttataaatatttaacagcgaataaaaataaataaaaaatatatacgaaaTTGTGTCAACTGATATGTACTTTGTCGTCCATCATGACGTATGACGCCTTTTGCCGTCAGAGTTATATTCAGTTGTCATGACGTGAAGATAGTTAAGGGCGCTATTCCACTGGCGTTTTACGAGCGTTGGCGCTTCTCCAACGTCTGCCCAGCGCCAACGTCGCGCAGACGCGACGCGAACGTCGCGAGTTTCTATTGGCAAGCGTTGAACGCAACTTTAACGTCGCACACATACACAGATACAAAAAACGGGACGGCGTGGTTGTACCTGTTGCCAAAAAATGCAAGAAACTCGCGACGTTAACGTCGCATCGGCGTAACATTGGCGCTTTACCACTAATAACGTTAGCGTCGCGTCTGCGCGACGTTGGCGCTGCGCAGACGTTGGAGAAGCGCCAACGCTCGTAAAACAGCAGTGGGATAGCGCCCTTGTCTACCTTTCGTTTTTGtatatcttttaattaaaatgtatactcTAAGGCTGCCTGCCGaagctgcgagattgttcgaaggagttaccgcgtccctggtacctacataaagggcttaagaaggaacatgatgggttttagtcaggaAGAGTCTGGTTTACCTGATGTTATATTGTCGGTGAACACGAAACAGCCGGGACCCGACAATTTAAAGTGCTAAGAAAATttcacaattaaaattatcttgttCCATGCCCGCTAATTTAGGCTAAAGTTCATGGTTATAACCTAAAATCGATAAACAATTGATAAGCATTGACTTTCTTGTGGGTAGGGTTATCAGTCTTATTTTTTTCCACACCAATCAAGTACACTATGCACCATGTCAAAGCATTATCGTATTCTACTTATCGTCAGTTGCAGAAAGCTTAAAATTAAAGTctctttaaatatgtatattggtaacactttttatcttgtggACACAGAAGGAATtggcaatagatttaatgaagctttaagtttaatggatctttctgcaactgaGGGTTAATATTGTAAAGGCGAAAGTTCTTCTCTGAAAGACAGTGGAATTAGTGTAGCTATATCAAAACAGCACGTAGGCTAGTTTAAATTCGGGTATATTATGTAGTTCCCTTAGGAAAGGAGTGAAATCGCTCTCTAAAGCTAGtcttatttcttaaataaaaccgCTCGACCTgctaaagaaaaagaaaaaacacgacgaacaaaataaattaaataggtaattattatctATTCTCGATAgatatctttattttaattgcagcATATAGGCTttccaataaatataaacaaattcttaATAATCacttaataaacaatattatctaTACGTTATCGAATAATTTAACCAGTAGCGTAaccataaataaattttgaGATAAGACAAATACTTTATGTTCTTAACTTTAAACTAATATGGTGACCTATAACTGGCTTCAATACCACATCATATTGAGTAACAACTTTTGTGATGTCCCCAGAAATAACGAATCGCCGCAACATATGCGCAAGAGCAGTTTTCATTACGTACGTTGTGTACAATCTccctgcaaaaaaaaattgtgcattAGCGCAGAAATCATTAATCACTGGAAAACGAAATCTCATAGCCTGATGGAACGATAATCCGACACACTCATAATAATAAGTATCTATAAGGCAAGCTCTTTGATAAGCTCTTTGATATGGTGCACATCGTGAGGAGGTTTCTGCCTCTGGTACCTTAACCGCTGGCACCTTGGTCCCTGTACCCGATATCGGTTAAGCcgcattttttatttcttttcatattgaaaaattaaaaaatatatataaataaatggagGAGGAGATATATACGAACCAATACAATAACGCCTGCCTATCCCAAAGGGAACATATGCGTTTGGATTTTTGGGCAGTGTGTCGGGGTCCAACCATCGCTCCGGCTTGAATTCATTGACATCTGGACCCCACAGCTTCGGGTCAAGATGAATACTTTGCAACAATAGTATGCATGTCGTGCCTGGTTCCAATgtgtatttttctaaaaaaataaaaaaaaataaccttaattTTTTACCCTCGGAGCTGCTTAAtcattacttaataatttcGGAGATCGTAGGTATAACCAATGTAAAAAAGTCAAAGTACTTACTCAACTTTACAGGAAATTCAACTTTTCTTCCAATGAAAGGGATTGCAGAATACAGCCTTAATGTCTCTTTAACTACTGCATCTAAGTACACCAGGTTTTGAAGATTATCCTTGGTAATATccgcatttttatcttgaagcACTTCTTCTATTCTGTGCGAGACAAAAACGTGTATTTGTACCtcaaaatcataatattttattgaattattaatgtacacactatacatatatacaaacttaagctacttatctttatacaaaactaaaaataaaatactatatacaaaatgtaatattataattattttttttttggacatAAGCTATTTTTCCTAGGGATTGGAAGTACTTCTTTCGGGCAAGTCGCTGtagcaaagaaccaacccctcaagtatgagtgtgtgagttcgattccaggtcaggcaagcacccttctaagtttgtatgtacttactgaGTATAACTTGGACaaaaatgactgtgtttcggatggaaCGTCATTTGACATCCTTTGCtgtcgttacgggaagtcagaagccagtaagtctgataccagtcttaccaagaggtactggattgcccaggtaactgggttgaggaggtcagataggccgtcgctccttgtaaaacactggtactcagcttcattcTGATATACTGGAAGGCGACCCCAACAGAGTTGAGAAAAGACTCGGGGAAATGATAGGATTTAGTTCTTTCTAAGAAATAGCTAGTATTAAACAAACTTActcttttaaaactttttcttgtACATGTGGATTTGACCCAAGAAGGATCATTGCATACGTAAGTGTCGTAGACGATGTATCGTAAGCGGCTGCTATAAGCGTGTCTATGTGTTCCCTGATTTCCTGGTCTGTGAAGGCATTTTGTTCATCCGCCATATTGAGCATATGATCCAACGCTGGTGTGAATTTACCTGAAAATTTACCGGTATAGCCTTtattatagataataataaaacttattttcatcccaccatctcggaaagagtagttttaccctttgatatctgagcgcaaaagccgtttttatcctctagagcggcaaagtgatttgaatttagaacatcttgtgcaatactccatttgtgacaatcttgataagacttttcaaacgaatacatattaaacaaataaaatactgcttaaaataattattcaattaattaagtattttttattattgtttttacacagatttttaacgtcgtttcatttttaaagtgagttttcagatatatgaactttaataggtacatatttttaatttgacactcgtatgtgcgcgccattttgtttttttgcatttagtaatttcctcgatgaggtgggatgaaaagttacgtgttgcactcgagtgcaaagatttttcaccttgtgctcttttgattccctcgctatcgctcaggattctaattattgaaacactcgctacgctcgtgtttcaattttagaatccttcgcttgctcggtcatcaaaattgagcccgcggttaaaaagcaactttgcactcttgtataacaaataactaatataacatagtaacaaaataaaagatttttcttaTCTACATgtgtatattttgaaaaaaacatacctGATGATAAATCGTATATTTCTTCTGAATGTTTGATTTGTTTCAGTTCGACTCTCCGTTTACGTAttacctaaaaataatgttcactATTGATAAAAGTGCGTAAGGAAGGATAATGCATACTGCAGCCTAAACTGTCAGCCGATAGTATACGTAGTTATATTATCCATAGTTGGCCCCATGGTTGTCTAAATGTCCATTTGAAGGTTAGATACTCCTGCCGGgactgcaggattgttcgaaagagttaccgcggcactggtacataaaaggcctacaacggaacacgatggatttttagtcagtaaaagtactaactcactgctgctaacccacagcgggaggcgcattatttgaagatttttgtcATCGATAAAAAAAGTTCAGATTCTTTACCGATGTAGAAAATGAGCGCACTACTCTTTATAAAGATTCTAGTCCGAcgaaactatcggccgactaaaagtctgcagtgtgctgaAGCTGTTAGATATTACGATTATTAACATACATTATCCAAAATCTTACGTAGCGATTTAATAAGTTGTTCTTCTCTCCACTTCATCGGACTAAAGttgtaaaaactatttaaatgcagccacactttttgaAATCTTTTGCAGTAGATTCCAAATATCTCTTCTACCATATCTGCGTATTCGTTGCTGATAATAGTCTGATCTTCAGCATTTAAGCCTAATGAAGTACCTGCAAAATGGAGAAAAGGTTGTGGAGTTCGGATGCTTGCAGTTGTTATTAAGGATCACGACCATGATCGAAAGACATTTCTGAAAAATTCACATATTATGACTTTATAAGTCGATATTTAATGTAAATGGGTCTTGAAAGCTAGGCTCCCTCAAGGCATCATGCTAGGCTCACTTCTATTTTTAATCGAATGTGTTGTTCTACTATTtctcttcttagatttttcttgttttattattcaGCAGGTAACTTGTTATTCAGTAATGATAAGTTATAAGATACTTACGACTAACAGTTGACAGTGTGAAATCCACGAAATACGATCGCGGATCAAACGGCTCTTTATCCACTTCAACCGATAATTTAGAGACAAGACTTCGAGCTTGTACATTCATTTCATGTAAAAATGTATTCATTATTTGCTGGTTGAATGTTGGATTCAGCAGTTTCCGATGTGGCTTCCAAATAGGTTCTGCAATAAGTAAATGTATAGAAGTAGAATCATTATCTATTTCAGttgcctagacttttcccaactaaataATATGTAGGGGTCGGTTTCTAGTCTGAACAAAAACAGCCGAGAAGTATTTTCAAATACAGTATAAGTATAATCTAATCTCTTCAATCCAAAAATGTGAGTAGAAtatgtaaaaattatattttcttaccaTCTGATGTGATTAATCCGCTGCCCAAAAATTTCTCAGCAAACTTATAGACGTACGGTTTATTTAAAGAGGCATTTGAAACTACTAAGCAGTCATCTGGGTCGGTaacaactgaaaaataaatatgtagatgaacACTATGCTATTCATCATCAACCTTTCTATAGTCTCACTGTAGGG is a genomic window containing:
- the LOC110381380 gene encoding cytochrome P450 4V2 isoform X1, which gives rise to MFAVLVCFVILIIWSWMRMRRPSMPPVFPGALPLIGNSHQLIGDRIHLWKFIQEGGKYCQKQDGVATLMISNYPYYFVTDPDDCLVVSNASLNKPYVYKFAEKFLGSGLITSDEPIWKPHRKLLNPTFNQQIMNTFLHEMNVQARSLVSKLSVEVDKEPFDPRSYFVDFTLSTVSRTSLGLNAEDQTIISNEYADMVEEIFGIYCKRFQKVWLHLNSFYNFSPMKWREEQLIKSLRKILDNVIRKRRVELKQIKHSEEIYDLSSGKFTPALDHMLNMADEQNAFTDQEIREHIDTLIAAAYDTSSTTLTYAMILLGSNPHVQEKVLKEIEEVLQDKNADITKDNLQNLVYLDAVVKETLRLYSAIPFIGRKVEFPVKLKKYTLEPGTTCILLLQSIHLDPKLWGPDVNEFKPERWLDPDTLPKNPNAYVPFGIGRRYCIGRLYTTYVMKTALAHMLRRFVISGDITKVVTQYDVVLKPVIGHHISLKLRT
- the LOC110381380 gene encoding cytochrome P450 4V2 isoform X2, which gives rise to MFAVLVCFVILIIWSWMRMRRPSMPPVFPGALPLIGNSHQLIGDRILVTDPDDCLVVSNASLNKPYVYKFAEKFLGSGLITSDEPIWKPHRKLLNPTFNQQIMNTFLHEMNVQARSLVSKLSVEVDKEPFDPRSYFVDFTLSTVSRTSLGLNAEDQTIISNEYADMVEEIFGIYCKRFQKVWLHLNSFYNFSPMKWREEQLIKSLRKILDNVIRKRRVELKQIKHSEEIYDLSSGKFTPALDHMLNMADEQNAFTDQEIREHIDTLIAAAYDTSSTTLTYAMILLGSNPHVQEKVLKEIEEVLQDKNADITKDNLQNLVYLDAVVKETLRLYSAIPFIGRKVEFPVKLKKYTLEPGTTCILLLQSIHLDPKLWGPDVNEFKPERWLDPDTLPKNPNAYVPFGIGRRYCIGRLYTTYVMKTALAHMLRRFVISGDITKVVTQYDVVLKPVIGHHISLKLRT